The segment ttgtttagcagtagcttgcatcgatttaaaaactgaccatacgcagaacaagatcttgctTATCGTAGTAGTTAAGAGATATTGACTCCATATGCGGGtgctaatggaatattgctacataaatatgggaagttaacgatggagaagctgaaatcatcccgtttgtcataaagttgagttgttagtttgccgttaatatctactttcaataaaatatgtaagtatgaagtagaagtggacgactctgtggtgtcccttatttcgaactcacaggaatatatcgaatcgagatatgaatgaaagttattgttaatagataaaacgtcgtcaatatatctaattgtAGAATTGAAGGCTacagagattttttcttctcacgtagaagtttcttcataaattctgctttacatgaatatagaaaccggtcagccaacaaaggagcacaattcgtggccatgggaattccaacagacagttggaagacctggtcaccaaagaccacaaagatattgtgaATGAGGAACTCTTGCAGGACTTTTAGTTCAACTTCAGAATAtatttgttttgggttttttattaGTTTTATCTATTTAGATCTTAGAAGGTGTCAATATTTTCTCAACGTCTTCATCTACGCTCTGAAAAAAGATGCTACGACGTGCCTGGATAATACCATGATTTACACTTTCATTTCTCTTTTAACttatcatgatatatatattccattatcacctgcatatggtgtttatatatttcaactcattcgatatgcaagagcttgtactgcgtatagtcagtttttaaatcgaggtaaattactgacaaacaagttgattgtacagggatttcaactatctcgattgaagtcagcagttcgcaaaatctatggtcgttataacgatctagttcgtcaatacaacctatcattgggtcaattgctgtctgacgtctttcataccgattgttaagccgttcttggcacactgattttgactgcggataactccgtttacttgatcaggataaaggactcacggcgggtgtgaccggtcgacaggggatgcttactactcctaggcacctgatcccacctcccaGTATGGATGACAAAAGCAACAAAGTGTAAATAACATGATATgacaaatagtttctcaaagCAGGAACGctcaaaatataagaaaaaatatcatcagaaaatatcaaaagaaagcaagatatatatctataataaaatcGTTTTTCCACTCTGACCTTTGACACgcatatataattttaatatggCGACGttgattttacaaaacatcTATAACGTGGTTATATTTATTATGCGTTAAAttggtatacatgtaatgtttattAGCACGACATAGCTACATATATGAGAGCCTTCTAATTAATGTTCAGTAGGATAAATTGCGGTAGAGAAGTTAACTTATTTAATTTTACACTGTAGGTTTTAACAAAATTGGTGGTTATGGagaatttcaaaagaaatacatgGAGTCCATACCTTCAATCCGAAATGAGAACACTACATGCGGACTGCCACGAAGTGATGCATTCCACATTTTTCGAGACCCTGTGAACTCTGACAACCCATGGCCTGGTTTGCTTCTTCAGTCCAGCATTGGTTGTTTGTGGTACTGGTGCTGCGATCAGGTTATTGTATACGATTATTTTATCTGACTCTAGAATTTTCATCTGTAATAAAATcctcaatatttgtatttcaccAAATACCTAGATTGTAAAGTATAGCACTTGCGGTTTTAAGTTCTGACAAATTGAAGGGGAACAACTATTGCTCATTCTTGCGAATTGATACGGATCAAGAAAGTTGCTACTCGCGCAATATTAAGTCCCTGCAGTATTTCGAGATTGGACGATTACCATGAATAAAATCGCATGTGATAGAAGTTAttaattttataaattcatCATTAAGATGTTTTTATAGGTTATTATCCAGCGTTCCCTGGCTGCCAGGAATCTGTCTCATGCCAAAGGTGGAGCTCTACTTGCGGGGTACCTTAAGATGCTCCCACTGGTGATGATGATTTTCCCAGGGATGATTAGCAGAGCTCTCTACCCAGGTACCAATCCATTTACTAAAGATGTATATGAAATTGCATTGTAAAAACAAGTATTTCAAACATCGAAAATATATACTGACTGTCTTGCTGAATTCGCGATGTTTTAGACATTTACGTATGTATGATGTTTCAATGTAAATACTTTCCAGATGAAGTAGGGTGCGCGGATCCTGAGGAGTGCAAGAAGTACTGTGATAACCCTGTTGGCTGTTCTAACATTGCCTATCCTAAACTTGTCATGGAACTTTTGCCATATGGTTTGTATCTTATTGCCTTATAAAACTTACCACTTATAAAGTTAAGCCTAGATATTGGCCACCCTTTCTTTACCGAAATATGGATAATAAAAGTAAGAGGATGCGGTTTTCGGATCAGATCTTGCACATCGAGTTTTCATGTCGCTGTCATGACATGACCATACTATCATcagtgtgaatttcatgtgTATTCAtccaataaatgtttattcttCAGATCtaagaaatgtttataattGTTGTTAATAACTAAACATCAACAATAATGACCCTTTTTGGTAGCCCCATcacaaatacaaacaaaaaattattgcaCAGATCGCCTTAGCCCTATAGTAGAGCATTTCCTTTGCAGCCTAAGACGTGAAATCGGTAATGATTTTTCTTTCGCCATacgttcggcatttagaagcgaGAATCACAGGTATTCcgatataactttaaaaacggaAGCCCCATGTCGCGGCAAGCGTTCGCACGTTAATGAGACCTCACTTTTACGACCGTGAGCGCTAAGTATAGGTGCAAGattaagataacaaacagtgatcaatttcataactcctagaaacaatacaaaataaagagttggacaaacatggactcctggatatatataggtgggatcaggtgcttaggaggagtaagcacctcctgtcgaccgctcacacccgccatgagccccatatcttgatcaggtaaacggggctATCGGTAGTCAAATTTAGTGTGCcaaaacggcttaacaatctgtatgaaacaagtcagactgCATTTAACCTaatgattggttgtattggcaaattagatcgttataacgaccatagaatttgcgatgTGCTGACTAAATGTTAAATCTAATTTTGTTGTACTTCAACTAAacctggtgacgtctcaatatgagtaggGGGAAAATCAATagataaataattatatatgccGTCATGCATATCTTTCCTGATAAAGATGCTGTCATTTTTCTTTATGCTCCATGTTATTTGTCTCTAAACCTTTTCACGAGTTGTCGATTGCAATGGTTGCTTCCAAATACGATTCACAGTTGCACAACTACTGTACAATGAGACAAAGCATCAGTTTGTCTTCCACGATGAAATTTCTAATGTCTATCTATTTTTAGGTGTCCGCGGATTGCTGATGGCCGTGATGCTGTCAGCCAATATGAGTTCCCTAACTTCCATCTTTAATAGCTCGAGTACTATCTTCACTATGGACCTCTGGAGACCCATGCGCCCTAGAGCAAGAGATAGAGAATTGTTGATCGTAGGCAGGTACTTGAATATATAAAGGAAGGGAGATTTTAGTACCTTCGCCATCTTTGAGCAACCATTATGCATGCACCTTATGTTTTTGTCTGTCTGCAGAATATCGTAAGTTGTCGAGATAAGACGAATTCAGCAGATCACCATGGCGCATATCACCGTAATGTGTATTGACCTATGTAATGTTATTTTAGAATCTTTATTGTGATCCTTTGTGTGGTCAGTATTCTATGGATACCGTTGGTAAGATCATCACAAGGAGGGCAACTCTTTGCCTACATCAATGCAGTTCAGAGCTATCTGGGAACACCAATTGGAGCGCTGTTTTTTCTCGCTGTCGCTTGGAAACGTATGACGGAACAAGTATGAATTCGGGACATATTTAAATCTCTTTGATATTCgtttcatatttacattgtcTACATTACAATCTGGAAAACTTAATTTATTTGGCGTATAGGGAGCTTTCTGGGGAATGCTGATTGGTCACATGAGCGGGATAATAAGGTTGGGACTCGATTTGGCATATCCTGCGCCTCAATGTGGGGAGGAGGATGAACGCCCCTCTGTTCTCGCGAATCTCCACTATACGTACTTTGGTGCTCTAGTCGTTATAATCACCTCCGTCGCTATCATCGTCATCAGCCTACTTACCAAACCACAGACAGAAGAAGAGGTAAACCGAACAACGGATATAGGGTGTTTACTCAAAATAGAATGtctgctaaaaaaaaaacctaaagaAGAAATTCTTACCGTAAAGTTGATGTTAATCAAAATTCATTCGTAGTTCAATCATATCTACAGAATTCTCATAGAAATTGACTATGTAAGTCAAAATTTAGATTACTACCATTATCTCTCAATTGGCAATGCGAACTGTTTGCATTGCGTTTACCATGATTAAACAGTTTATTCAGTTTTTGTAACAGTTTTAAATGATGTAAGAGTTTATAATATGGGTTGGTACGTCATTCAATAGTTTGATTGTTGAAGGTACAAAACTATTCATATGTGATGAGGTCCTAAATTTAAGATTATCATAGTTTCccaatttatatgaattatgtGGAGGAATGTAAGGTATCAAAAGTTCTTGAAGATATTGGGGAGCAATTTCTTAtactattttgtaaaataaaataagtttATTAACTTTTCTACGAGATAATGTTACTTGTGATATGTGTGGTCACCCTACTGAAAATGCTtatcattttttctttgaatgtgTTCACTTCCCAGTACAAAGAATTACTCTTTTAGAGTCAATAAATGCAATGCAGCTGCAAGTTCCCATATTATTAAACTTATTGCTGAGTGGTT is part of the Ostrea edulis chromosome 2, xbOstEdul1.1, whole genome shotgun sequence genome and harbors:
- the LOC125680536 gene encoding sodium/glucose cotransporter 4-like — encoded protein: MVARGLNHWSDILVVIIYFLAVLAVGLWAFWRHARGTVNSYFLAGRQMTWFPIGASIYSSNIGTEHFIGLAGSGAAAGIAMISYEWTGLPLIALAAWFFLPVYISAKVYTLPEYLGKRFGGQRIRIYMSMVSLVLYIITKLAVSIFSGALFIQLSLGWNNYVAIASLLLVTGIYTVLGGLTAVIYTDAFQTIVLTLGSFAVVGISFNKIGGYGEFQKKYMESIPSIRNENTTCGLPRSDAFHIFRDPVNSDNPWPGLLLQSSIGCLWYWCCDQVIIQRSLAARNLSHAKGGALLAGYLKMLPLVMMIFPGMISRALYPDEVGCADPEECKKYCDNPVGCSNIAYPKLVMELLPYGVRGLLMAVMLSANMSSLTSIFNSSSTIFTMDLWRPMRPRARDRELLIVGRIFIVILCVVSILWIPLVRSSQGGQLFAYINAVQSYLGTPIGALFFLAVAWKRMTEQGAFWGMLIGHMSGIIRLGLDLAYPAPQCGEEDERPSVLANLHYTYFGALVVIITSVAIIVISLLTKPQTEEEMKNLTWQTRITVHISNEESEDEMVKDNPETNFKVSSEKTIASEENLASVVGKSKNHRSLWKHWVNEICGLASEENKEEMVFDDARSKIFLTENSKWRTVLAVNFVIGISITGILYGLFH